The Nitrospinaceae bacterium DNA window ACTCGAAAACCCTACGACCGCGAACCAAAAAACACCCATTAGCGGCCAGTTTTCCACTCGGCCTGTGAGAAAATAGTAGCACCAGGCGATAATGGCCGTAACGAGAAGTGAAAATAGTGTGGTTGTTGCAGGGCTAAAAGTGCTCAAAGCCCCTCGGTAAAGTGTGCGGGCCGAGGCAATGAAAAAGGCCGCTATCAGCGCTGCTACGTTTGCGTTAAGAAAATCGAACAAATAGACACCAGAGATTTAAGGGAGCGAAAGAGAAGCATTATCCCACGAAAATGGCGGGGAGGCGATGAGTGAGTCATCCAATGACAATGTGATGGCCCAATTCCCGCGTTAATAAAAAGAGATTTTCCGGAGGGATTTAGGCGACCCCAAGGGGATTGGTCCATTACCCTGTATAAAAAAATAAACGGAAAAATCCACTAGCTAAAAAGGTCTGCGGCTTGCTGGGTAGGCCCAATTTTTAAAGATACCTACCAGTAGTATGCAGGGAAGGGGGAAGGGTCGTTTTCAGTGTCGGGATTGTGATATATACAGCTCTGGCAAATTCGATCTGGAGAATATTGATTTTATCCTCTGGTTTTGCCTGGTTAAAAATTTCATGTACCGATGAACACTGATTCATCAAGGAGGGGCGCATATGCGACAGTTATTGATAATTCTTTTCTCGCTTTTTTTATTTCCTTCATTGGCATCAGCGGATGAGGGATTAATTAGCGTAAAAAGTTCTCACGATGTAAAAACGACCGCAGATCGGCTCGAAAGTATATTAAAGAAAAAGGGCATGACCGTTTTCGGGAGGGTCAATCATGCAAAAGGTGCACAAAAAGTAGGGAAAAAACTGCGCCCGACCGAGCTCGTTATATTTGGGAATCCAAAAGTAGGGACTCCGTTGATGCAGTGTAATCAAAGCGTGGGAATCGATCTTCCTCAAAAAGCGCTAATCTGGAAAGATAAAATGGGCCAGGTTTGGTTATCCTATAATGATCCCAAATACCTGAGGAATCGTCACAATCTCAATAAATGCAATACGGTCATTACGAAAATTGAAAAAGCGCTTGGAAACTTCGCTAAGGCGGCCACTAAATAAAGATGGGTTGATGCAGGATTTCATCTGAAGGATTCCGCTCCTCGGCTATTGGCTGAGGGGCGGTTTTTCGTGGTGACCCCAAGGGGATTTGAACCTTGGACTAGTTTACCCATCCGGCTCTTGTATACCCCCAATCACAGGATAAAGCGTATTGCCTGACAAGGATGAAGATACGCCTAGCATTTGCCTTCAGGCGCGAAATAAAGCCCTCTGGGATCGTCAATAGGGCAGGGTAGGGAAAACTCCATC harbors:
- a CDS encoding DUF302 domain-containing protein gives rise to the protein MRQLLIILFSLFLFPSLASADEGLISVKSSHDVKTTADRLESILKKKGMTVFGRVNHAKGAQKVGKKLRPTELVIFGNPKVGTPLMQCNQSVGIDLPQKALIWKDKMGQVWLSYNDPKYLRNRHNLNKCNTVITKIEKALGNFAKAATK